In Candidatus Zixiibacteriota bacterium, the following proteins share a genomic window:
- a CDS encoding beta-N-acetylglucosaminidase domain-containing protein, with product MRTFAHRGIVEGFFGPPWSLRHREEIFRFGAARGMNTYLYAPKDDPYHRARWSLPYPASRWRELLHLIRAAQRFGIDFVYGFHPGQGLCFSDAAPVQKLIAKAERFYDAGVRIFAVLFDDIPSRLAHARDRTAFSGSLARAEATWMQAVLERQPASWRGVRWWLCPSYYTPDPILARTFGAFEPDFLPILADYLPPQVACLWTGPRVVPRTITYAHARRVAQTIAHPLILWDNYPVNDLSMSEELHLGPLRGRDPRLPRAARGYLNNPLLQETLSFIPLATCFDYARRPSAYEPESSWRRAVIEKFGEEALPHWLAIRRFCDRSRAARERKQGFRPGPRERARLRDALDYAARHRSEKWFRELRPWREAISRALG from the coding sequence ATGCGCACCTTCGCCCACCGCGGGATCGTGGAAGGATTTTTCGGGCCTCCCTGGAGCCTGAGGCATCGCGAGGAGATTTTTCGTTTCGGCGCCGCCCGCGGCATGAACACCTATCTCTACGCACCCAAGGACGATCCCTATCACCGCGCCCGCTGGAGCCTGCCGTACCCCGCGTCGCGCTGGCGGGAGCTGCTGCATCTCATCCGCGCCGCGCAGCGCTTTGGCATCGATTTCGTCTACGGTTTCCATCCCGGCCAGGGCCTCTGCTTCTCTGATGCTGCGCCGGTGCAAAAGCTCATCGCCAAGGCCGAGCGCTTTTACGACGCCGGCGTGCGGATCTTCGCCGTGCTTTTCGACGACATCCCGTCGCGCCTCGCTCACGCCCGCGACCGGACGGCTTTTTCCGGCAGCCTGGCGCGAGCCGAGGCGACCTGGATGCAAGCCGTCCTCGAACGACAACCCGCATCGTGGCGCGGTGTGCGCTGGTGGCTCTGCCCGTCCTATTACACCCCCGACCCGATCCTGGCGCGGACCTTCGGGGCATTCGAGCCCGATTTCCTGCCGATCCTCGCGGATTACCTGCCGCCGCAAGTGGCATGTCTCTGGACCGGTCCCCGGGTCGTGCCGCGAACCATCACGTACGCCCATGCGCGGCGCGTCGCGCAAACGATCGCCCATCCGCTCATCCTGTGGGACAACTACCCCGTGAACGACCTGTCCATGAGCGAAGAGCTGCATCTGGGGCCGCTTCGCGGCCGCGACCCCCGTTTGCCGCGCGCCGCCCGCGGCTACCTGAACAATCCCCTGCTGCAGGAAACGCTGAGCTTCATTCCGCTCGCCACCTGCTTCGACTACGCGCGCCGGCCGTCCGCCTACGAGCCGGAGTCGAGCTGGCGGCGGGCGGTCATCGAGAAGTTCGGGGAGGAAGCGCTCCCTCACTGGCTCGCGATCCGAAGATTCTGCGACCGCAGCCGCGCAGCCAGGGAGAGGAAGCAAGGCTTCCGCCCCGGGCCGCGCGAGCGGGCCCGGCTGCGCGATGCGCTGGATTACGCGGCGCGCCACCGCTCGGAAAAGTGGTTTCGCGAGCTGCGCCCGTGGCGGGAAGCGATTTCCCGTGCGCTCGGCTGA
- a CDS encoding SUMF1/EgtB/PvdO family nonheme iron enzyme has product MIVWLVLVLVFGGSAGAADRAGSSELVRIPSGSFWMGSDEGSRDERPRHRVTLEEFWIDRIPVTNARFSEFMNSAAFAAGGRSWYDVGDNDARIHRRGEKWQADPGFADHPAVEVSWYGADAFCRWAGGRLPTEAEWEKAARGTDGRKYPWGMEAPDKSRAQFGAGWNETRPAGSFPKGASPYGVLDMAGNVWQWVSSIYAPYPYDAADGREDPRREAVRGTRGGGHDSPAGELTATQRGASLSRNPRSGHHNIGFRCARSTPPR; this is encoded by the coding sequence ATGATCGTCTGGCTCGTGTTGGTGCTGGTCTTCGGTGGGAGCGCAGGGGCGGCGGATCGTGCAGGTTCGAGTGAACTGGTGCGCATTCCCTCGGGGAGTTTCTGGATGGGAAGCGACGAAGGGTCCCGGGACGAGCGGCCGCGCCATCGGGTCACCCTGGAAGAATTCTGGATCGACCGAATACCCGTGACCAACGCCCGATTCAGCGAGTTCATGAACTCGGCGGCCTTTGCGGCCGGTGGGCGGAGCTGGTACGACGTGGGCGACAACGACGCCAGAATTCACCGCCGCGGTGAGAAGTGGCAGGCCGATCCCGGATTCGCCGACCATCCGGCGGTGGAGGTCTCGTGGTACGGAGCGGACGCTTTTTGCCGCTGGGCGGGCGGTCGTCTGCCGACGGAGGCGGAGTGGGAAAAAGCGGCGCGCGGTACGGACGGGAGAAAATATCCCTGGGGCATGGAGGCTCCCGACAAGAGCCGCGCTCAGTTCGGCGCGGGCTGGAACGAGACGCGTCCGGCCGGCAGCTTTCCCAAAGGGGCGAGCCCGTACGGGGTCCTGGATATGGCGGGGAACGTCTGGCAGTGGGTGAGCAGCATCTACGCGCCCTATCCCTACGATGCGGCCGACGGCCGCGAGGATCCACGGCGGGAGGCGGTGCGCGGGACGCGAGGCGGCGGGCATGACTCGCCCGCCGGCGAGCTCACCGCCACGCAGCGCGGAGCCTCCCTGTCGCGCAACCCGCGCTCGGGGCACCACAACATCGGATTTCGCTGCGCGCGGTCCACTCCCCCGAGGTGA
- a CDS encoding LysE family transporter, translated as MLPANLFLQGILIGFVVAVPVGPLGLLCVNRALSMGILFGLYSGLGVATADALAAGIAALGLRLISDFFVNHQLLLRVIGGAFLCYLGVKIFCTHPQLVPAGRPVKGLSRAYAATFFLTFSNPVTVLSFFAIYAGWGVGSLNGHYVSAAVLTAGVFVGSALWWILLATGLLLFRDRFSHYIVGWIHKISGAVITVFGIVVFLGLWSSRVRIGR; from the coding sequence GTGCTGCCCGCGAATCTGTTCCTCCAAGGCATCCTGATCGGCTTCGTCGTTGCCGTTCCCGTCGGCCCGCTCGGCCTGCTGTGCGTCAACCGGGCGCTGTCGATGGGGATTCTGTTCGGCCTCTATTCCGGTCTGGGAGTGGCGACCGCGGACGCTCTGGCCGCCGGAATCGCCGCCCTCGGGCTCAGGTTGATCTCGGATTTCTTCGTCAACCACCAGCTGTTGCTGCGGGTCATCGGCGGCGCCTTTCTCTGCTATCTCGGCGTGAAGATCTTCTGCACCCATCCACAGCTCGTGCCGGCCGGACGTCCGGTGAAAGGGCTCTCGCGCGCGTACGCCGCGACCTTCTTTCTCACCTTCTCCAATCCGGTGACCGTGCTTTCTTTCTTTGCAATCTACGCAGGCTGGGGCGTGGGCAGCCTCAACGGCCACTATGTCAGCGCGGCGGTTCTGACCGCGGGCGTTTTCGTCGGCTCGGCCCTGTGGTGGATCCTCCTCGCTACCGGCCTGCTCCTGTTCCGCGACCGCTTCAGCCACTACATCGTCGGCTGGATCCACAAGATTTCGGGAGCGGTGATCACGGTCTTCGGGATCGTCGTCTTTCTCGGCCTATGGAGCAGCAGAGTGAGGATCGGCCGCTAG